A genomic segment from Rickettsiella endosymbiont of Miltochrista miniata encodes:
- a CDS encoding MFS transporter codes for MNETITLSNLSKSNLRKKWLILFGTGMAGVTIGLDLTIVNSSLPNIQHKLNASLNQLQWIMAGFGLCFCAFIVVLGRFGDIYGRKKFLIFSLILFSLASFGAGSASSANILIIMRMLQGLFGAAILPCGTALTASAFSKEEQGRALGIYGSLVGIGIGIGPLLGGIIDSTLNWRWIFYINIPIIFISLLICIPILSESKLIKKFKVDWKGGVLLALVLGLLVFILSEGEFYGWVSWIIISAFTIGITSFLLLYRRERKANLPIIPLYLFRNAGFLLATLIYVGSVAFHWPVLFLMPIYLHDVVGYDPKIASLVLSSMTLMTIISPILAGYFYDKKSKSLAVHVIFALNIISLLMFFGFNKNGPIWIILPSFILFGLAWGIGNGIATPIALSQLSNSEDAGVISGAITTILNIFAVFSLTITLAVFQISNKYFFIKKAGKLMNINTVKLLDIHSLSAISKQINNLFPIHVVNKLISIYKESFLLGMNSAYFLILIATLTCWIIAGKLLKSLFNTW; via the coding sequence ATGAATGAAACCATAACACTTTCAAACCTTTCAAAATCAAATTTAAGGAAAAAATGGTTAATACTGTTCGGTACCGGGATGGCTGGAGTCACTATAGGGCTTGACTTAACGATAGTAAATTCATCGCTGCCAAATATTCAGCATAAGCTGAATGCTAGCTTAAACCAATTACAATGGATTATGGCAGGATTCGGCCTATGTTTCTGCGCATTCATAGTAGTGTTAGGCCGTTTTGGCGATATCTATGGAAGAAAGAAATTTTTAATTTTTAGTCTTATTCTTTTTAGCTTGGCATCTTTTGGCGCAGGCTCCGCTTCATCTGCAAATATATTAATTATAATGCGTATGCTACAGGGCTTATTTGGTGCGGCAATACTGCCTTGCGGAACTGCTTTAACAGCAAGTGCGTTCTCAAAAGAAGAGCAAGGTCGAGCCTTAGGTATTTATGGTAGCTTGGTTGGTATAGGAATTGGAATCGGCCCACTTTTAGGAGGAATTATTGATAGTACTTTAAATTGGCGCTGGATTTTTTATATTAATATTCCAATTATTTTCATAAGCTTATTGATTTGCATCCCTATACTCAGTGAATCAAAGCTTATAAAAAAATTTAAAGTTGATTGGAAAGGGGGTGTATTGCTAGCCTTAGTCTTAGGCTTACTGGTTTTTATTCTTAGTGAAGGCGAATTTTACGGATGGGTATCATGGATAATTATTAGTGCATTTACAATTGGTATAACAAGTTTTTTATTATTATATCGTCGCGAAAGGAAAGCTAACTTGCCAATTATACCATTGTACCTATTCCGCAATGCTGGTTTCCTATTAGCAACCTTAATTTATGTGGGATCGGTCGCATTCCATTGGCCAGTATTATTTCTAATGCCCATTTATCTCCACGATGTGGTGGGTTATGATCCCAAAATAGCAAGTCTAGTTTTGTCCAGTATGACATTAATGACAATTATTTCACCCATATTAGCCGGCTATTTTTACGATAAAAAAAGTAAATCTCTGGCTGTACATGTCATATTTGCGTTAAACATCATCAGCTTACTCATGTTTTTTGGTTTTAATAAAAATGGTCCGATATGGATTATACTTCCTTCTTTTATATTATTTGGATTAGCATGGGGTATTGGCAATGGAATTGCTACTCCAATTGCTCTATCCCAATTATCAAACTCTGAAGATGCAGGTGTAATTTCAGGTGCTATTACTACTATTCTAAATATATTTGCTGTTTTTTCATTGACAATCACATTAGCAGTTTTTCAAATTAGTAATAAATATTTTTTTATAAAAAAAGCCGGGAAGCTAATGAATATAAATACAGTAAAGTTACTTGATATTCACTCCCTGTCCGCAATAAGCAAGCAAATTAATAACTTATTTCCTATTCACGTTGTGAACAAGCTTATTTCGATTTATAAAGAATCGTTTTTACTTGGTATGAATAGTGCCTACTTCTTAATACTTATCGCAACACTAACTTGTTGGATAATTGCAGGCAAGTTGCTTAAATCGCTTTTCAATACATGGTAA
- the nudC gene encoding NAD(+) diphosphatase, with protein sequence MKNSIGFIIQNEELLLLRKNNELPFDEEIKPLASHFLRRFELGALNNFDYFCAEIDQGIVIPEAFKGLLLRPALSLLNDSVYRIAVKAYSVIRWDKNHQFCSCCGGRIVHKGPGFERSCMFCHLSFFPRISPSIIVLIKKADHLLMARSPHFLPGVYGLIAGFVDVGESIEEAVHREVKEEVGIKIKNLNYFGSQQWPFPDSLMIAFTADYCSGDITINPDEIEEAGWYKYDNLPGRPQTSVSIATKLIDSFINAY encoded by the coding sequence ATGAAAAATTCTATTGGGTTTATTATCCAAAACGAAGAATTACTTTTGTTGAGGAAAAATAATGAATTACCTTTTGATGAAGAAATCAAACCGTTAGCTTCTCATTTTTTAAGGCGCTTTGAATTAGGTGCGCTGAATAACTTCGATTATTTCTGCGCCGAAATTGATCAAGGAATAGTTATTCCAGAAGCCTTTAAGGGCTTATTGTTACGTCCTGCATTATCATTATTAAATGATAGTGTTTATCGCATAGCAGTTAAGGCTTACTCCGTCATTCGTTGGGATAAAAACCACCAATTCTGTAGCTGTTGTGGCGGCCGCATTGTACATAAAGGTCCGGGATTTGAACGTTCATGTATGTTTTGTCACTTGAGTTTCTTCCCACGTATATCCCCATCTATCATTGTGTTAATTAAAAAAGCAGATCATTTGCTTATGGCAAGAAGCCCACATTTTTTACCTGGTGTTTATGGTTTGATTGCAGGATTTGTTGATGTAGGAGAAAGTATCGAGGAAGCTGTACATCGGGAGGTAAAAGAAGAGGTTGGGATAAAAATTAAAAACTTAAACTATTTTGGGTCACAACAATGGCCTTTTCCTGATTCGTTAATGATAGCATTCACGGCAGATTATTGTAGTGGAGATATTACTATCAATCCTGATGAAATTGAAGAAGCGGGCTGGTACAAATATGATAATCTACCCGGTAGACCGCAGACTTCCGTAAGTATTGCAACGAAATTAATTGATAGTTTTATTAATGCATACTGA
- a CDS encoding NUDIX hydrolase, with translation MNQEYDWLRIAEQIKSISQNGLTFCNNPYDKERYQQLQNIAADIISNHSNFSQEKILDIFSNDQGYLTPKLDVRAAIFNNDKILLVREIADGLWTLPGGWVDVNESPGEAIIRETLEETGYIVKVSKLAALWDKHKHGHPPQIPHAYKAMFICNIVGGMAKTNHETSDIDWYRIDSLPDLSLHRVIPNQILRLYEHFLNPDIHTDFD, from the coding sequence ATGAATCAGGAATATGACTGGTTACGGATAGCGGAACAGATTAAATCGATTTCACAGAACGGCTTAACATTTTGCAATAACCCTTATGATAAGGAACGATATCAGCAACTTCAAAACATTGCTGCAGACATCATAAGCAATCATTCAAATTTCTCACAAGAAAAAATTCTTGATATTTTTTCAAATGACCAAGGGTACCTAACTCCTAAACTGGATGTTAGAGCTGCAATTTTTAATAACGATAAAATTTTATTAGTTCGAGAAATTGCAGATGGATTATGGACACTGCCTGGGGGATGGGTTGATGTTAATGAATCTCCTGGTGAAGCTATTATAAGAGAAACGCTTGAGGAAACCGGTTATATAGTTAAAGTTTCAAAGTTAGCCGCCTTATGGGATAAACATAAACATGGTCATCCACCACAAATTCCTCATGCATACAAAGCGATGTTTATTTGCAATATCGTCGGAGGAATGGCTAAAACAAATCATGAAACAAGTGATATTGATTGGTATAGAATAGATTCCCTTCCCGATCTTTCCTTACATAGGGTAATACCAAACCAAATTTTGAGGTTGTATGAGCATTTTTTAAATCCTGATATTCACACAGATTTTGACTAA
- a CDS encoding addiction module antidote protein, producing MKKKIDYQEYLIESLKKPEEAAGYLNAALSEGDIKVFLLALSNVVKAQGGVNTLANKAHKSRTSLYKTLSPKGNPYFKNTSEILSAMGMHIVIEPKNISHNHFSK from the coding sequence ATGAAAAAAAAGATTGATTACCAAGAATATTTAATTGAGTCTCTCAAGAAGCCTGAAGAAGCCGCCGGTTATTTAAATGCTGCTTTGAGCGAAGGTGACATCAAAGTTTTTTTGTTAGCCTTGTCTAATGTTGTCAAGGCGCAAGGTGGCGTTAACACATTAGCAAATAAAGCGCACAAAAGCCGAACTAGCTTATATAAAACACTTTCTCCTAAAGGCAATCCTTACTTTAAAAATACTAGTGAAATTCTTTCCGCTATGGGAATGCATATTGTTATTGAACCTAAAAACATTTCCCATAATCATTTTTCAAAATAG
- a CDS encoding type II toxin-antitoxin system RelE/ParE family toxin: MQIALKKQIEVYVESNGQSPFINWLETLDPPVKFRVKERLDRVALGNLGDYKQINKDIFELRLTFGAGYRIYFYMEDSKIILLLSGGNKSTQKKDINKAMSYLNDYLTE, translated from the coding sequence ATGCAAATAGCTTTAAAAAAACAAATAGAAGTTTATGTTGAAAGCAATGGTCAAAGCCCGTTTATAAATTGGTTAGAAACCCTCGATCCACCCGTTAAGTTCCGTGTAAAAGAACGGTTAGATCGTGTTGCTTTAGGTAATTTGGGTGATTATAAACAAATTAATAAAGATATTTTCGAGCTAAGGTTAACATTCGGAGCTGGGTATAGAATATATTTTTATATGGAAGATAGTAAAATTATCCTTCTTCTATCAGGTGGTAATAAATCGACGCAAAAAAAAGATATAAATAAAGCGATGAGTTACTTAAATGATTACTTAACTGAGTAG
- the gstA gene encoding glutathione transferase GstA, producing MKLFYSPGACSLSPHIVLRETGQDFTLEKVDLAKKKTESGKDYLTINPKGQVPALLLDDGNLLTEGVAIVLYLADKAPNSNLIEPVGNLSRYQTITWLAYITSELHKSFSPLFHPKTPEEYKTILREKLEAQFKYLDEALKQDEYLQGNHFTIADAYLFTILRWGFVMKFDMNKYKHLMAYFERIAKRPAVQAALAAEGLK from the coding sequence ATGAAGCTATTCTATAGTCCCGGCGCTTGTTCGCTATCCCCCCACATCGTGTTACGTGAAACAGGACAAGATTTTACGTTAGAAAAAGTCGATTTAGCGAAAAAGAAGACTGAATCCGGAAAAGATTATCTGACCATCAATCCGAAAGGACAAGTGCCTGCACTCTTATTGGACGATGGTAATTTGCTAACCGAAGGTGTAGCTATCGTATTATATCTAGCAGACAAAGCACCGAACTCCAATCTGATTGAACCTGTCGGTAACTTGTCACGCTATCAAACCATTACATGGCTTGCCTATATCACTTCCGAACTGCATAAAAGCTTCAGTCCGCTGTTCCACCCAAAAACGCCAGAGGAATATAAGACAATTCTACGAGAAAAACTGGAAGCACAATTCAAATATTTAGATGAAGCTCTAAAACAAGACGAATACCTACAAGGAAATCATTTCACGATCGCCGATGCTTATCTGTTCACTATTTTGCGTTGGGGATTTGTTATGAAGTTCGATATGAATAAATATAAACACTTAATGGCTTATTTCGAGCGCATTGCAAAACGCCCAGCTGTACAGGCCGCGCTGGCTGCAGAAGGTTTAAAATAA
- a CDS encoding MBL fold metallo-hydrolase gives MNLKILSTFFSLLILYSTLSFAEPSKLTLEVYNPGSASLFPVSSTLILGNKEAILVDAQFQKNDAEKLVALIKKSGRKLSTIYISHSDPDYYFGLETLAENFPDAKILSTPQTAYLINASKNDKLAVWASKLKEKPKKLITPEPIQENYLALEGNKIYIQGLKYDPDHTYLWIPSIKTILGGVLVSNGMHVWLADNQSAQSRQAWINKLEEMQKLSPKSVIPGHFLTKNQHPNFSPTSLKFTRDYIQHFNQFLQQSPHSSKPIIASMNKLYPGLAGKDSLELSAKVLTGEMPWKTLSSPPTIIKLQQ, from the coding sequence ATGAATTTGAAAATACTGAGTACTTTTTTTTCGCTTTTAATCCTATATTCCACATTAAGCTTTGCTGAACCAAGCAAACTAACGCTTGAAGTCTATAACCCAGGAAGCGCTTCTTTATTTCCAGTTTCTTCGACATTGATTTTAGGCAATAAAGAAGCCATCCTGGTTGACGCCCAGTTCCAAAAAAATGATGCCGAAAAACTAGTCGCATTAATAAAAAAATCGGGGAGAAAACTTAGCACGATCTATATCAGCCATAGTGATCCTGATTATTATTTTGGCTTAGAAACTTTAGCAGAAAATTTTCCTGACGCTAAAATTTTATCCACTCCACAAACCGCCTATTTAATTAATGCCAGCAAGAATGACAAACTAGCCGTATGGGCAAGCAAACTAAAAGAAAAACCAAAAAAACTAATAACCCCTGAACCTATCCAAGAAAATTATCTAGCACTTGAAGGCAATAAAATTTATATACAAGGATTAAAATACGATCCTGATCATACTTACCTTTGGATTCCATCGATAAAAACCATACTCGGTGGCGTGTTAGTATCTAACGGCATGCATGTTTGGTTAGCCGATAATCAAAGTGCACAATCGAGACAAGCCTGGATCAATAAACTCGAGGAGATGCAAAAATTATCACCTAAAAGCGTCATACCCGGTCATTTTTTAACGAAGAATCAACATCCTAATTTTTCACCGACATCGCTCAAGTTTACTCGAGACTATATCCAACATTTTAATCAATTTTTGCAGCAATCTCCGCATAGTAGTAAACCTATCATTGCATCGATGAATAAACTGTATCCCGGTCTTGCCGGTAAAGACAGTTTGGAGTTAAGCGCTAAAGTTTTGACCGGCGAAATGCCATGGAAAACCTTGAGTTCTCCCCCAACAATTATTAAGTTACAGCAATAA
- a CDS encoding translesion error-prone DNA polymerase V autoproteolytic subunit, which yields MSSAYRCIISHTYLIPYLSSAVHAGFPSPADDFLEGHLDLNEYLIHHPAATYYVRVKGESMINAGIHDGDLLIVDRSLEPRDNKVVIAVVDGQLTVKRLKKLKNQQFVLIAENPDFPAIAVNEENNVSIWGIVTNVIHAV from the coding sequence ATGTCCAGTGCTTATCGATGTATTATTTCGCATACTTATCTTATCCCCTACCTATCATCGGCAGTGCATGCGGGATTTCCTTCGCCGGCAGATGATTTTTTAGAGGGGCATCTCGATCTGAATGAGTATCTTATTCATCACCCTGCAGCCACTTACTACGTGCGGGTTAAAGGCGAATCAATGATTAATGCCGGTATTCACGACGGTGATCTATTAATTGTCGACCGTAGCTTGGAGCCGCGTGATAATAAAGTGGTGATCGCGGTAGTCGATGGACAGTTAACCGTAAAACGACTTAAAAAATTAAAGAATCAACAGTTTGTTTTGATAGCGGAAAATCCAGATTTTCCGGCGATAGCAGTAAATGAAGAGAATAATGTCAGTATCTGGGGAATTGTTACCAATGTTATTCACGCGGTGTAA
- a CDS encoding Y-family DNA polymerase encodes MSYFALADCNNFYVSCERVFNPALEKQAIIILSNNDGCIISRSNEAKALGIPMGAPVFKYRDLIRRGQIKCFSSNYALYGDMSQRVMNSLRRLCPDMEVYSIDEAFFKLDHFSYYDLTAYLMDIRQKVKQWTGIPISIGLAPSKTLAKVANFYAKRVIKVGVCDLRSAPLRDSLLKTLPIEEVWGIGRKLTEKLQHYSIKTAFDLQQANPKIMRRRFSVVVERIILELNGISCLSLESVAPKKQIMCSRSFGRPVTELHDLSSALSRYTARAAYKLREQDCKTQAIYVFITTNKHKASDRQYMKGLTCSLVTATNDTRVLITAAQQVLKQLYKTGFNYKKAGILLMDIIPSHQQTNDLFIQPISQRSVTLMKILDETNQIFGSHTLFFAAEGGAQASWTMRAGHRSPRYTTHWQEIVNVMA; translated from the coding sequence TTGTCTTACTTTGCGTTGGCGGATTGTAATAATTTTTATGTTTCTTGCGAACGTGTGTTTAATCCGGCCTTAGAAAAGCAAGCTATTATTATTTTATCGAACAATGATGGTTGTATTATTTCTCGCTCTAATGAAGCCAAAGCATTAGGTATTCCCATGGGCGCGCCGGTTTTTAAGTATCGCGATCTGATACGACGCGGGCAAATTAAATGTTTTTCTTCAAATTACGCGCTTTATGGCGATATGTCACAACGTGTTATGAATTCATTACGGCGCTTGTGTCCGGATATGGAAGTGTATTCAATTGACGAGGCTTTTTTTAAGCTGGATCATTTTTCATACTATGATTTAACGGCTTATTTAATGGATATCCGCCAAAAAGTAAAGCAGTGGACCGGTATTCCGATTTCAATCGGTTTGGCACCTAGCAAAACTTTAGCTAAAGTAGCGAATTTTTATGCCAAGCGGGTTATTAAAGTGGGTGTTTGTGATTTACGTAGCGCGCCATTACGCGATTCGTTATTAAAGACGCTGCCTATAGAAGAAGTTTGGGGAATTGGACGTAAACTGACTGAAAAACTCCAGCATTATTCGATAAAAACCGCTTTTGATTTACAACAAGCTAATCCGAAAATCATGCGTCGACGTTTTAGTGTGGTAGTTGAACGTATTATTCTCGAATTAAATGGGATTTCTTGTCTGAGTTTAGAAAGTGTAGCGCCAAAAAAACAGATTATGTGCTCGCGTTCTTTTGGCAGACCTGTGACCGAGCTGCACGATTTAAGCAGTGCACTGAGTCGCTATACCGCGCGTGCCGCGTATAAATTAAGGGAACAAGACTGTAAAACGCAAGCCATTTATGTGTTTATTACTACTAATAAACATAAAGCCAGCGATCGACAATATATGAAGGGTTTAACATGCTCTTTAGTGACGGCAACGAATGATACGCGTGTATTAATTACCGCGGCACAGCAGGTTTTAAAACAATTGTATAAAACCGGATTTAATTATAAAAAAGCCGGAATTTTATTAATGGACATTATACCGAGTCACCAACAAACCAATGATCTATTTATTCAACCGATCTCACAGCGCTCAGTTACATTAATGAAAATATTGGATGAGACAAATCAGATCTTCGGTTCGCACACACTTTTTTTTGCTGCGGAAGGTGGTGCACAAGCCTCTTGGACGATGCGTGCTGGACATCGTTCGCCACGTTACACCACACATTGGCAAGAAATTGTTAACGTCATGGCATAA
- a CDS encoding ATP-grasp domain-containing protein produces the protein MKPHIIFVGFRADIIDSVDWKKNKVSIIVHEFIVDQLDESMRAKLAGIGVLKVPHSNNLEEAYTDAMPEIEKCAEELIAQHGPAKAFIALYEHSTLPAALCREKFSVPGTSVATATLCRDKVKMKQSLMDSGIRYPLFRAVNSQTSWAEIKEFTRHVPGKMVLKPRAQAASEGIFIFDDESDLFQHIAEHGLQDRYQLEEFIEGQLCLFDGIVRDKKLMFFSLSKYTTTCFEYIHQRKPIATITTDDVQLSRTASQFTSAILEKVGLENGTFNCEAFLLPNNEWVFLEIANRYGGAGVAPLMKQMYGVDLIKESILADMQEPSEIENPINVSDCNFSSAWMYFPVPKAGPCKVTEVTGLDQLPDSIVSADTVRPGQGLNQAAGAFLYAGRFFVKAETSAQVKKDCAEIAKNYRVNVASL, from the coding sequence ATGAAACCACATATTATTTTTGTTGGATTTCGCGCCGATATTATTGACTCGGTTGATTGGAAAAAAAATAAGGTCAGTATTATTGTACATGAGTTCATCGTCGATCAACTTGATGAATCGATGCGTGCTAAATTAGCCGGTATTGGTGTGCTCAAGGTTCCGCATTCCAATAATTTAGAAGAAGCCTATACCGATGCTATGCCAGAAATTGAAAAGTGCGCGGAAGAATTAATCGCGCAACACGGCCCAGCGAAGGCGTTTATTGCTTTATATGAACACTCCACGTTGCCTGCTGCATTATGTCGAGAAAAATTTTCTGTTCCTGGTACGTCGGTGGCCACAGCGACGTTATGTCGCGATAAGGTTAAAATGAAACAAAGCTTAATGGACTCGGGCATACGTTATCCGTTATTTAGAGCCGTTAACAGTCAAACTAGCTGGGCAGAAATTAAAGAATTCACGCGGCATGTACCAGGAAAAATGGTATTAAAGCCAAGAGCGCAGGCCGCCAGTGAAGGAATATTTATTTTTGATGATGAATCTGACTTATTCCAACATATTGCTGAGCATGGATTACAGGATCGGTATCAGCTTGAAGAGTTTATTGAAGGTCAGTTATGTCTTTTTGATGGTATTGTGCGCGATAAAAAATTGATGTTTTTTAGTTTATCAAAATACACGACGACTTGTTTTGAGTACATCCATCAACGTAAACCCATCGCTACAATTACTACCGATGATGTGCAACTAAGCCGTACAGCGAGTCAATTCACTAGCGCTATCTTAGAAAAAGTCGGTTTGGAAAATGGGACATTTAATTGCGAAGCTTTTCTTTTACCGAATAATGAGTGGGTGTTTCTGGAAATAGCGAATCGTTATGGTGGTGCGGGGGTGGCGCCATTGATGAAGCAAATGTATGGCGTGGATCTGATTAAAGAAAGCATATTAGCGGATATGCAAGAACCTTCAGAAATAGAAAATCCTATTAATGTGTCAGATTGCAATTTTTCTTCGGCTTGGATGTATTTTCCTGTACCGAAAGCAGGACCTTGTAAGGTTACAGAGGTGACAGGTTTAGATCAATTGCCTGACAGCATTGTCTCGGCGGATACGGTGCGACCCGGACAAGGTTTAAATCAAGCAGCGGGTGCGTTTCTGTATGCGGGGCGATTTTTTGTTAAAGCAGAAACTTCTGCGCAAGTAAAAAAGGATTGCGCGGAGATTGCTAAAAATTATCGTGTTAATGTGGCTAGCCTTTAG
- a CDS encoding acyl carrier protein has product MSHAISHVIKEVLVKELMVNVPVDKINDEDSFQSVLGLDSLSFAELRYQCESLFNIDIADEYFVPDYFNNLKNLVSLIVKLQVEQTSTVS; this is encoded by the coding sequence ATGTCTCATGCTATAAGTCATGTCATTAAGGAAGTGCTGGTCAAAGAATTGATGGTCAATGTGCCCGTCGATAAGATTAATGACGAGGATAGTTTTCAATCGGTATTAGGTTTAGATTCCTTATCATTTGCTGAATTACGTTATCAATGTGAATCGCTTTTTAACATTGATATAGCGGATGAATATTTTGTACCGGATTATTTTAACAATCTAAAAAATCTGGTTTCTCTCATTGTTAAATTGCAAGTCGAACAAACTAGCACAGTGTCATGA
- a CDS encoding aminotransferase class III-fold pyridoxal phosphate-dependent enzyme, with protein MMSIMLERLNAANALHMDHYGGHRLPYGCIKAQGIYKTFVHLKNPHQQFEVMDISGGYASACLGANNPHFWQHLQAKLSQCSAVTDELLSLERAEFLQQQFGMHGLWTDHFPYGEYHVSGRNSGSEGIELALRLLLESLLDKRRQTKHPQKINKKIILAFEGAWHGWTAGIIPLLNRRYYTHGFPSLESQGSFGIEVKFLPFGDPALLEGFFKEFGKDLAGVVVEPIQGDAGILVPPAHYLRRLADLCQHYQALLIADEVLTFAKTGQFFAMVDEMGPISTDITIIGKSLGMGLMPISLVIAKKSLNVRACGAVATNDLRDFSCAVMSAGLQVINDQKLIQHSKTHGQLLQQTLQIQLVEAFPDIYKECRGVAHLFGVELTEYAAQKLLLFRENMIHHGIYLEFMAGAGKRSHGLRYIFPTMRIAPALIMDDAQLTEMLERLIKASVAFRLLMQKNKKSEKGEMHALH; from the coding sequence ATGATGTCGATTATGCTAGAACGGCTCAATGCAGCGAATGCTTTACATATGGATCATTATGGCGGGCATCGTTTACCTTATGGCTGTATTAAAGCCCAAGGTATTTATAAAACATTTGTACACTTAAAAAATCCACATCAACAGTTTGAGGTGATGGATATTAGTGGCGGTTATGCGAGCGCTTGTCTGGGTGCGAATAATCCGCATTTTTGGCAGCATTTACAAGCTAAGTTATCACAATGCAGTGCGGTTACCGATGAATTGTTAAGCCTAGAACGTGCAGAATTTTTGCAACAGCAATTTGGAATGCATGGATTATGGACTGATCATTTTCCGTATGGTGAATATCATGTCAGCGGCCGTAATTCTGGATCAGAAGGGATAGAGCTTGCGCTGAGATTGTTACTGGAAAGTTTGCTGGATAAAAGACGACAAACCAAACACCCGCAGAAAATAAACAAAAAAATCATACTGGCTTTTGAAGGTGCTTGGCATGGTTGGACAGCGGGGATTATTCCATTGTTAAACCGGCGTTATTATACGCATGGTTTTCCTAGTTTAGAGTCGCAAGGATCTTTTGGCATAGAAGTGAAGTTTTTACCTTTTGGCGATCCGGCATTGTTAGAAGGTTTTTTTAAAGAATTTGGTAAAGACTTAGCGGGTGTTGTGGTTGAACCGATTCAAGGCGATGCGGGGATTTTAGTTCCCCCAGCACATTATTTACGGCGATTAGCTGATTTATGCCAACATTATCAGGCTTTATTAATCGCTGATGAAGTGCTGACGTTTGCTAAGACCGGTCAATTTTTTGCGATGGTTGATGAAATGGGGCCTATTAGTACGGATATCACTATCATCGGTAAAAGTTTAGGTATGGGATTAATGCCGATTTCGTTAGTGATTGCTAAGAAATCATTAAACGTTCGGGCGTGTGGTGCTGTGGCTACCAATGATTTGCGTGATTTTTCTTGCGCTGTGATGAGCGCGGGTTTACAAGTCATTAACGATCAAAAATTAATTCAACATTCAAAAACGCATGGTCAATTACTGCAACAGACATTGCAAATTCAACTAGTGGAAGCTTTTCCAGATATTTACAAGGAATGTCGGGGTGTAGCGCATTTATTTGGTGTGGAATTAACCGAATATGCAGCACAAAAATTATTATTGTTCAGAGAAAACATGATACATCATGGTATTTATCTAGAATTTATGGCCGGTGCTGGAAAAAGATCGCATGGACTACGTTATATTTTCCCGACTATGCGTATTGCGCCGGCTTTGATTATGGATGACGCACAGTTAACTGAAATGCTTGAGCGATTAATCAAGGCAAGTGTTGCATTTCGATTGTTAATGCAAAAAAATAAAAAAAGCGAAAAAGGGGAAATGCATGCTTTACACTGA
- a CDS encoding acyl-CoA thioesterase, protein MLYTDTRCIEHIDTDASGVVHFSRYAIFFETIFLNFIRKHSHQLMDENLIHSLRVAQLQMNFIAPSVFAEVLRIDMLLVKMRQVTFELGFIVYAGNAELQRNKAQMTFCYVDKNNKPARIPEFILKILGEVDVCPA, encoded by the coding sequence ATGCTTTACACTGATACACGATGTATAGAACATATCGATACCGATGCATCAGGTGTGGTTCATTTTTCTCGTTATGCTATCTTTTTTGAAACTATTTTTCTTAATTTTATTCGTAAACATAGTCATCAATTGATGGATGAAAATCTTATTCATAGTTTACGTGTGGCGCAGTTGCAAATGAACTTTATAGCCCCGTCTGTATTTGCTGAAGTGCTACGAATAGATATGTTGTTAGTAAAAATGCGACAGGTTACGTTTGAGTTAGGTTTCATAGTATATGCGGGTAATGCCGAATTGCAGCGCAATAAAGCCCAAATGACATTTTGTTATGTGGATAAAAATAATAAACCAGCGCGGATTCCTGAATTCATATTAAAAATATTGGGAGAAGTGGATGTCTGTCCTGCTTGA